A DNA window from Borrelia sp. HM contains the following coding sequences:
- the metK gene encoding methionine adenosyltransferase yields MPNNNQTSTSEAVSEGHPDKIADQISDAILDEILKKDQTAKVACETLISKNLVIVAGEINSKAKNLINIQEIAKQTIKNIGYTNIEYGLDYKYATIIDITGHQSIDITNAVEKKNSKIIGAGDQGIIFGYACNETENFLPIAYELANLILKKASKLRKSGEIEWLRPDAKSQVTIEYDSNKIPIKINNIVVSHQHDPDIPQDFLKETIIEKIIRPVLESKSMLNNDIKYYINPSGNFVIGGPTGDTGLTGRKIIADSYGGFARHGGGAYSGKDATKVDRSAAYMARYIAKNMVAAGISREFEMQLAYAIGIPNPISVKITTGINDSAYEKKILTFILNNFDLTPNGIIKKLKLREPIYSKTCTYGHFGKSEMEWEKLDFVDKIKKEFKYE; encoded by the coding sequence ATGCCTAATAATAACCAAACATCAACATCTGAAGCAGTTTCTGAAGGACATCCAGATAAAATTGCAGATCAAATTTCTGATGCAATACTTGACGAAATACTTAAAAAGGATCAAACAGCAAAAGTAGCCTGTGAAACATTAATTTCAAAAAATTTAGTGATAGTAGCAGGAGAGATAAATAGCAAAGCAAAAAATTTAATCAATATACAAGAAATAGCAAAACAAACAATAAAGAATATTGGATATACAAATATAGAATATGGACTTGATTATAAGTATGCTACAATAATTGATATTACTGGACATCAGTCAATTGATATTACAAATGCCGTTGAAAAAAAAAATTCTAAAATCATAGGAGCAGGAGATCAAGGAATAATTTTTGGTTATGCATGCAATGAAACTGAAAATTTTTTACCCATAGCATATGAATTAGCTAACTTAATTTTGAAAAAAGCAAGTAAACTTAGAAAATCAGGTGAAATTGAATGGCTACGCCCCGACGCAAAATCCCAAGTTACCATAGAATATGACTCTAATAAAATTCCTATTAAAATCAATAATATTGTTGTATCCCATCAACATGATCCTGATATTCCTCAAGATTTCCTAAAGGAAACAATCATTGAAAAAATTATAAGGCCTGTCCTTGAAAGCAAATCAATGCTTAATAATGATATTAAATATTATATTAATCCCTCAGGTAATTTTGTCATTGGTGGACCTACTGGAGACACAGGTCTTACAGGAAGAAAAATTATTGCTGACAGTTACGGTGGTTTTGCAAGACATGGAGGTGGAGCTTATAGTGGAAAAGATGCTACTAAAGTTGATAGATCAGCAGCTTACATGGCAAGATATATTGCTAAGAACATGGTAGCAGCAGGCATTTCTAGAGAATTTGAAATGCAACTAGCTTATGCTATTGGGATTCCAAACCCAATATCTGTTAAAATAACTACAGGTATAAACGACAGCGCATATGAAAAAAAAATATTAACTTTTATTTTAAATAACTTCGATCTAACTCCCAATGGCATAATCAAAAAATTAAAATTACGAGAACCTATTTATTCTAAAACATGCACATATGGACATTTTGGTAAAAGTGAGATGGAATGGGAAAAATTAGACTTCGTAGATAAAATAAAAAAGGAGTTCAAATATGAATAA
- a CDS encoding BMP family protein, which yields MKNLFLSLCILCFSCSDVKLDNSSVKIAVLIDGKFNDNAFHESAWKAAKKLEKEFGLEIVMKESNPDFYLSDIESLKNNGLDLIWLIGYNFSDLAVIVAEKNPGIKCVIIDPIYNRQDLRVPDNLLAITFRVEECAFLVGYIAAKVSKTGKIGFLGGMDSAVINAFRYGYEAGAMYANKNIIVDSKYIGSFVDIYTGKSMTNDMYANGVDIVYHAAGLAGLGVIEVAKELGDGHYVIGVDQDQSHLAPENVITSSIKDIGRVLSIVTSNYLKTNIFEGGRVLNYGLREGFLGFVRNPKEISFELENELEHISERIMNGEIVVPNTKEAYVDFLRRVGIFLS from the coding sequence GTGAAAAATTTATTTTTATCTTTATGTATTTTATGTTTTTCATGTTCTGATGTTAAATTGGATAATAGTTCTGTTAAAATTGCTGTATTAATTGATGGAAAATTTAATGATAATGCTTTTCATGAAAGTGCTTGGAAGGCTGCTAAAAAGTTAGAGAAGGAATTTGGATTAGAAATAGTTATGAAAGAGTCAAATCCAGATTTTTATTTGTCTGATATTGAATCATTAAAAAATAATGGCTTAGATCTTATTTGGCTAATTGGATATAACTTTAGTGATCTTGCTGTTATTGTTGCTGAAAAAAATCCAGGTATTAAATGTGTAATCATTGATCCTATTTATAATAGGCAAGATTTAAGAGTTCCAGATAACTTGTTAGCTATAACTTTTAGAGTTGAAGAATGTGCATTTTTAGTAGGTTATATTGCAGCTAAAGTATCTAAAACAGGAAAAATTGGATTTTTAGGTGGAATGGATAGTGCAGTGATTAATGCATTTAGATATGGATATGAAGCTGGTGCTATGTATGCGAATAAGAATATTATTGTTGATAGTAAGTATATTGGTAGTTTTGTTGATATTTATACTGGTAAGAGTATGACAAATGATATGTATGCAAATGGTGTAGACATTGTTTATCATGCTGCGGGATTAGCTGGGCTTGGAGTTATTGAGGTTGCCAAGGAGCTTGGAGATGGACATTATGTTATTGGCGTTGATCAGGATCAGTCACACCTTGCACCTGAGAATGTTATTACATCCTCAATTAAAGATATTGGACGGGTTTTGAGTATTGTTACTTCAAATTATTTAAAAACAAATATTTTTGAAGGTGGTAGAGTGTTAAATTATGGATTAAGAGAAGGCTTTCTAGGCTTTGTTAGAAATCCTAAAGAGATTTCTTTTGAGCTTGAGAATGAATTGGAGCATATTTCTGAAAGGATAATGAATGGGGAAATTGTTGTTCCTAATACTAAAGAGGCTTATGTTGATTTTCTTAGGAGGGTGGGAATCTTCTTGAGTTAA
- a CDS encoding BMP family protein, which yields MLKKVLVFFFILGCADSQNKVSLSNTIALIVDGNFDDRGFNEGSSKAIDQIKEEFDVKIIKKESKVSDYLADMGGLEEAGSSLTWGIGFKFTDVFLQKSIENSNANYAVIEGSYAKDFNLPKNLVNVKFRSEEGAFLAGYLAAKISKTGKIGFLGGMDGEVVNAFRYGYEAGAKYANTNIELNSQYIGTFSDLTLGRSMASKMYASGVDILFAAAGLSGLGAIEIAKELGDEHYIIGVDQDQSYLAPKNVIISYVKRIDVVILDLTKAYLEFGKWNGGNQLEFGFKDGVFDLIFNKLINTDLMTDYDGFAEIKDKMIKNEIEVPKDKKSYDAFIINYVK from the coding sequence CTAATACTATTGCTTTAATTGTTGATGGAAATTTTGATGATAGGGGTTTTAATGAAGGTTCTTCTAAGGCAATAGATCAAATCAAAGAAGAGTTTGATGTTAAAATAATTAAAAAAGAATCCAAGGTTTCTGATTACTTAGCAGATATGGGCGGATTAGAAGAAGCTGGTTCTAGCTTAACTTGGGGAATTGGTTTTAAATTTACAGATGTGTTTTTACAAAAGTCTATAGAAAATTCTAATGCTAATTATGCTGTTATTGAAGGATCTTATGCAAAAGATTTTAATTTACCTAAGAATTTAGTAAATGTAAAATTTAGATCTGAGGAGGGAGCTTTTTTAGCAGGTTATCTTGCTGCTAAGATATCTAAGACTGGTAAAATTGGATTTTTAGGTGGAATGGATGGTGAAGTTGTCAATGCATTTAGATATGGATATGAAGCTGGTGCTAAATATGCAAATACAAATATTGAATTAAATTCTCAATATATAGGTACATTTTCTGATCTAACACTTGGACGTTCTATGGCAAGCAAGATGTACGCTTCTGGAGTTGATATTTTATTTGCAGCAGCAGGACTCTCGGGACTTGGTGCTATTGAAATTGCCAAAGAGCTTGGAGATGAGCATTATATCATTGGGGTTGATCAAGATCAATCATATCTTGCACCTAAAAACGTGATTATTTCATATGTTAAGAGAATTGATGTTGTTATTTTAGATTTGACAAAGGCTTATTTAGAGTTTGGAAAATGGAACGGAGGGAATCAATTAGAATTTGGATTTAAAGATGGGGTATTTGATTTAATTTTTAATAAGTTGATTAATACAGACTTGATGACTGATTATGATGGATTTGCAGAAATTAAAGATAAGATGATTAAAAATGAGATTGAAGTTCCAAAAGATAAAAAATCTTATGATGCTTTTATTATTAATTATGTTAAATAA
- the mgtE gene encoding magnesium transporter translates to MIDVVFLKTLLENRRYSKIKEELLKYDAFDISEALKKLNGSDLILLYRFLPKKVAVEAFSNFDQVTKNKLANSFTNKEIREMIDELNLYDVIDLLEEVPANVVQRFLASSTEENREIINKFLSYNDDSAGSIVTIEYIELKDYFCVGEALDYIRKVAKTKEDIYTYYITDEEKRLKGVIKIEDLMLSSDDVVISAIMKSNGFYIVKVSDEKEDVALLFQNHDISSVPVVDNEGRMIGIIIIDDILEVIQNLNTEDFHIMAAVTPLGRSYLDTSIFDMTKNRIVWLLILMISSTLTATIITNYQNLVLSLVILTSFIPLLMDTSGNAGSQASALIIRELALGTLKVRDFFRVLIKEICVSILVGLILASINFIRIVLFVIPEHGEKFKIAFVVSSCLMIGLMVAKILGGLLPILAKFIRIDPALMAGPLITTVADVITLIAYFNIAKLVLSNYF, encoded by the coding sequence ATGATAGATGTTGTATTTTTAAAAACCTTACTTGAGAATAGAAGATATTCTAAAATAAAGGAAGAACTTTTAAAATACGATGCCTTTGATATTAGTGAGGCTCTTAAAAAACTTAATGGTTCTGATTTGATTTTACTTTATAGATTTCTTCCAAAAAAAGTTGCTGTTGAAGCTTTTTCTAATTTTGATCAAGTTACAAAAAATAAATTAGCAAATTCTTTTACAAATAAAGAGATAAGAGAAATGATAGATGAGTTAAATCTTTATGATGTCATTGATCTCTTAGAAGAAGTTCCAGCAAATGTAGTGCAAAGGTTTTTAGCAAGTTCTACTGAAGAAAACAGAGAGATTATTAATAAATTTTTATCTTATAATGATGATTCTGCTGGGTCAATTGTAACAATAGAGTATATTGAACTTAAAGATTATTTTTGTGTTGGAGAAGCTCTTGATTATATTAGAAAAGTAGCAAAAACTAAAGAAGACATTTATACCTATTATATTACTGATGAAGAAAAACGATTAAAGGGCGTTATAAAGATTGAAGATTTGATGTTGTCTAGTGATGATGTTGTGATTTCTGCAATAATGAAGAGTAATGGATTTTATATTGTTAAAGTTAGTGATGAGAAGGAAGATGTTGCTCTTCTTTTTCAAAATCATGATATTTCAAGTGTTCCTGTTGTTGATAATGAGGGTAGGATGATAGGGATCATCATTATTGATGATATTCTTGAAGTTATTCAAAATTTAAATACCGAAGATTTTCATATAATGGCTGCTGTTACTCCTTTAGGGAGGTCTTATCTTGATACTTCTATTTTTGATATGACAAAAAATAGAATTGTTTGGCTTTTGATTCTTATGATATCTTCTACTCTAACTGCTACTATAATTACTAATTATCAGAATTTGGTCTTGTCTTTAGTTATTTTAACTAGCTTTATTCCACTTTTAATGGATACTTCGGGGAACGCTGGTTCTCAAGCCTCTGCATTAATTATTCGTGAACTTGCCCTTGGAACTCTTAAGGTAAGAGACTTTTTTAGAGTGCTAATTAAAGAAATATGTGTTAGTATTTTAGTTGGTTTAATTCTTGCTAGTATTAATTTTATAAGAATTGTACTTTTTGTTATTCCTGAGCATGGTGAAAAATTTAAAATAGCTTTTGTTGTATCTTCATGTTTGATGATAGGTTTAATGGTCGCAAAAATATTGGGGGGTCTTTTACCAATTTTAGCTAAATTCATAAGAATAGATCCAGCTTTAATGGCAGGACCCTTAATTACTACTGTTGCTGATGTTATTACCTTGATTGCTTATTTTAATATAGCTAAATTAGTGTTAAGCAATTATTTTTAG
- a CDS encoding S-ribosylhomocysteine lyase, whose protein sequence is MNKITSFTIDHTKLQPGIYISRKDTFENLTFTTVDIRMKAPNREPVINNSEIHTIEHIGAEMLRNNKVWGDKILYFGPMGCRTGFYLILLGDYESRDLIDLISWLFHEIVNLQGNIIGATAHECGNYQDHNLNMAKYESNRYLEILSNIKEENLIYP, encoded by the coding sequence ATGAATAAAATAACAAGCTTTACAATTGATCATACAAAACTACAACCTGGTATATATATTTCAAGAAAAGATACATTTGAAAATTTAACATTCACTACTGTAGACATTAGAATGAAAGCTCCTAATAGGGAACCTGTAATAAATAACTCAGAAATACATACAATTGAACATATAGGAGCAGAAATGCTTAGAAATAACAAAGTCTGGGGCGACAAGATATTATATTTTGGACCAATGGGCTGTCGGACAGGATTTTATCTAATTCTTTTAGGTGATTACGAAAGCAGAGATCTTATTGATTTAATATCGTGGCTTTTTCATGAAATTGTTAATTTGCAAGGAAATATTATAGGCGCAACAGCTCACGAATGTGGAAATTATCAAGATCACAATTTAAATATGGCAAAATATGAATCTAATCGGTATTTAGAAATATTAAGCAATATAAAAGAAGAGAATTTAATATATCCTTAA
- a CDS encoding trehalase family glycosidase, translating into MNKNVFPKIYYYDQDFIDIYNKSLSWIQDKIVFSQALEKSKKDRNYYSENLGFIDQLQACLSSFFLVYSNGEYSPTSTIDKFYELQEASGAIRARYDHNNNILYMEGNDDGIGLPIFAWVEYNLYHKTGNKKRICDVLPILDRYYKWIEKKFLKPNGLYSIDMNKIFYKNSPREGAYYPIDFNSLQVHSAYCIAKLADILNDKSVSLEYKKRFFSLKAKINSLMWDEKDGFYYDLDIDENIIRCKTIVGFLPLLSEIPSEDRIERMIFYLKSHKHFGTPNPFPTLSANDPRFNSDGNGYYGSVYTYMNFFVIKGLEYCRRANIAREFTIRHLYYILDTLLPDGKVKGHIWEAYKPMKEGPAFLDVDKKILPEKDIICYLALFSISLMIENIIGLTISLPDKTVYWNIPTLEIMGIESLSLKKNQTTIICNKGKRGWEIKMESEKLYYFTINILNKKEKTLPIPSGRCSMLLDKL; encoded by the coding sequence TTGAATAAGAATGTATTTCCCAAAATTTATTATTATGATCAGGATTTTATTGATATTTATAATAAGAGTCTTTCGTGGATTCAAGATAAAATTGTTTTCTCTCAAGCTTTGGAAAAGAGTAAAAAGGATAGAAATTATTATTCTGAAAATCTTGGATTTATAGATCAACTTCAAGCTTGTCTTTCAAGCTTTTTTCTTGTTTATAGTAATGGAGAATATTCTCCCACATCTACCATTGATAAATTTTATGAACTTCAAGAGGCATCTGGTGCAATTAGGGCCCGATATGATCATAATAATAATATTCTTTATATGGAAGGAAATGATGATGGTATTGGATTACCCATTTTTGCTTGGGTTGAATATAATTTATATCATAAAACAGGTAATAAGAAACGTATTTGTGATGTTCTACCAATTCTTGATAGATATTATAAGTGGATAGAAAAAAAGTTTTTAAAGCCAAATGGTCTTTATTCAATTGATATGAATAAAATTTTTTATAAAAATTCTCCCAGAGAAGGTGCGTATTATCCAATAGATTTTAATTCATTGCAAGTACATAGTGCATATTGTATTGCCAAATTGGCAGATATACTAAATGATAAGAGTGTGTCACTTGAATATAAGAAAAGATTTTTTTCTCTTAAAGCTAAAATTAATTCATTAATGTGGGATGAGAAAGATGGGTTTTATTATGATCTTGATATTGATGAAAATATTATTAGATGTAAAACCATAGTTGGATTTTTACCACTTCTTTCTGAAATTCCAAGTGAAGACAGAATAGAGAGAATGATTTTTTATTTGAAAAGCCATAAACATTTTGGAACTCCAAATCCTTTTCCTACTCTTTCGGCTAATGACCCCAGGTTTAATTCAGATGGCAATGGATATTATGGTTCTGTTTACACTTATATGAATTTTTTTGTTATTAAAGGACTTGAATATTGTAGGCGTGCAAATATTGCAAGGGAATTTACCATAAGACACTTATATTATATATTAGACACTCTATTGCCTGATGGTAAAGTTAAGGGGCATATTTGGGAGGCTTATAAGCCAATGAAAGAAGGCCCTGCATTTTTAGATGTTGATAAAAAAATTCTTCCAGAGAAAGATATTATTTGTTATCTAGCACTTTTTAGTATTAGTTTGATGATAGAAAATATTATTGGACTTACAATTAGTTTGCCCGATAAAACAGTTTATTGGAATATTCCTACTCTTGAAATTATGGGAATAGAGAGTTTATCTCTTAAAAAAAATCAAACTACGATTATATGTAATAAGGGCAAGAGAGGCTGGGAGATTAAAATGGAATCTGAAAAACTTTATTATTTCACAATAAATATATTAAATAAAAAAGAGAAAACTCTACCTATACCTTCAGGTAGGTGTTCAATGCTTTTGGATAAGCTTTAA
- a CDS encoding 5'-methylthioadenosine/adenosylhomocysteine nucleosidase — MILITSAMDEEAIEINNMIKDKEEIILDDYLNKKKIYKGEISGHKVISLTTGIGKVNAATWTSYIISKYKITHIISSGTAGGIKESENIKIADIVVSSETAFHDFNLTKFGYKTGQVPNLPQKFKSDENLLRKTVEVIEDKINNINAHIGLILTGDQFIGDEKQLEEITKNFPDALAVEMESAAIAQVAYIFKIPFIITRSVSDLARIKDNHMDFNKFLQVASVNAANMVKELIKLI; from the coding sequence ATGATTTTAATAACATCTGCTATGGATGAAGAAGCAATCGAAATAAATAATATGATTAAAGATAAAGAAGAAATCATATTGGATGATTATTTAAATAAGAAAAAAATTTATAAAGGAGAAATATCAGGACATAAAGTAATCTCTTTAACAACTGGTATTGGTAAAGTAAATGCTGCTACTTGGACTAGCTACATTATATCAAAATACAAAATCACTCATATAATAAGCTCGGGAACTGCCGGTGGCATAAAAGAATCTGAAAATATCAAAATAGCAGACATAGTAGTATCATCAGAAACAGCATTTCATGACTTTAATTTAACTAAATTTGGATATAAAACAGGACAAGTACCAAATCTTCCACAAAAATTTAAATCAGACGAAAATTTATTAAGAAAAACTGTTGAGGTTATTGAAGATAAAATTAACAATATTAATGCTCACATTGGTCTAATACTTACAGGTGATCAATTTATTGGAGATGAAAAACAACTAGAAGAAATTACAAAAAACTTCCCAGATGCTTTAGCTGTAGAAATGGAGAGTGCGGCAATTGCTCAAGTAGCATACATATTCAAAATACCTTTCATTATTACACGCTCTGTATCTGATTTAGCAAGAATCAAAGACAATCACATGGATTTTAATAAGTTTTTACAAGTTGCATCAGTTAATGCAGCTAATATGGTAAAGGAACTAATTAAACTCATATAA
- a CDS encoding BMP family protein has protein sequence MHKLVLFIVIVLSFIGCVKKVSDFKSLNKPVISLIVDGVFEDKSFGESAWQGIQMLKKNFEVEVFGKDSIGKSYISDLEAFKDKGSSVIWGVGYRFQEAIEQSALLNRDIKYGAIDVVYRDGVKIPENLLGLSFKVEEASFLAGYLAANTSKTGKIGFLGGIDSSIVNAFRYGYEAGAKYANRDIKLTSQYVGSFVDLALARTISLKMYKDNIDIIFVAAGLSGLGSIEVAKELGIGHYIIGVDQDQSYLAPDNVLTSVVRNIGHSIYEITKSYLETNNFSGGRILELGLKDEAVSIIKDNANINKNIVIKIKAIEDKIISGDILAPSNIDEYNKFLDIHVLLN, from the coding sequence ATGCATAAATTAGTATTGTTCATTGTTATTGTTTTATCTTTTATAGGATGTGTTAAGAAAGTATCTGATTTTAAGTCTTTAAATAAACCAGTGATTTCTTTAATAGTTGATGGAGTTTTTGAAGACAAGTCTTTTGGTGAGAGTGCTTGGCAAGGCATTCAAATGTTAAAAAAAAATTTTGAAGTTGAGGTTTTTGGTAAAGATTCAATAGGCAAATCTTATATTAGTGATTTAGAAGCTTTTAAGGATAAAGGTTCTAGTGTTATTTGGGGAGTTGGTTATAGATTTCAGGAAGCCATTGAACAATCTGCTTTGTTAAATAGAGATATTAAGTATGGAGCTATTGATGTTGTTTATAGAGATGGTGTAAAAATTCCAGAAAATTTGCTTGGTCTTTCATTTAAAGTAGAAGAAGCCTCATTTCTAGCGGGTTATCTTGCTGCTAATACATCTAAAACAGGAAAAATTGGATTTTTAGGTGGAATTGATAGTTCAATTGTTAATGCATTTAGGTACGGGTATGAAGCTGGTGCTAAATATGCAAATAGGGATATTAAGTTAACGTCTCAATATGTTGGCTCATTTGTGGATTTAGCTTTAGCTAGAACTATTTCTTTAAAAATGTATAAAGATAATATTGATATTATTTTTGTAGCAGCAGGACTATCAGGTCTTGGTTCGATTGAGGTTGCAAAGGAACTTGGGATTGGCCATTATATTATCGGAGTTGATCAGGATCAATCATATCTTGCACCTGATAATGTTTTAACATCAGTTGTTAGAAATATTGGGCATTCTATTTATGAAATAACAAAGAGTTATTTAGAAACAAATAATTTTTCTGGTGGGAGAATATTAGAGTTAGGACTAAAAGATGAGGCTGTGAGTATTATTAAGGATAACGCTAACATAAATAAAAATATTGTAATTAAGATTAAAGCTATAGAAGATAAGATAATTAGTGGAGATATTTTGGCTCCAAGCAATATTGATGAATATAACAAATTTTTAGATATTCATGTTCTATTAAATTAA
- a CDS encoding HIT family protein — translation MSECIFCKIVQNEVPCYKVYEDELVLAFLDINPLNIGHTLVIPKQHSNDALDMSAELNGQILRVCNKVALSLKKLGLNICNGINIYTAIGADAGQVIFHTHFHVLPRFKGDNFGFKRGSNIELLGDEFLELSQKISNNI, via the coding sequence TTGAGTGAGTGTATTTTTTGCAAAATAGTACAAAATGAGGTTCCATGTTATAAAGTATATGAGGATGAGTTAGTACTTGCTTTTCTTGATATTAATCCTTTAAATATTGGACATACGCTTGTTATTCCAAAACAACATAGTAATGATGCTTTAGATATGAGCGCTGAACTTAATGGTCAAATATTAAGGGTTTGTAACAAAGTGGCTTTGTCCTTAAAAAAATTAGGATTAAATATTTGTAATGGTATTAATATTTATACTGCAATTGGTGCTGATGCAGGTCAGGTTATTTTTCATACTCATTTTCATGTATTGCCAAGATTTAAAGGGGATAATTTTGGGTTTAAAAGAGGTAGCAATATTGAGCTCTTAGGAGATGAATTTTTGGAGTTATCTCAAAAGATAAGTAATAATATTTAA